A genomic window from Gloeocapsopsis sp. IPPAS B-1203 includes:
- a CDS encoding cofactor assembly of complex C subunit B — protein MMSVTSLASTLVLTLLLAVGLFFFIRASVKDRTKEVTLVFEQEKTSMFDELQQYFAHRSYRVATIDSAQNQVTYEGFVKPSIFLAIFLTLLAAIGILCLALVWSLLFPGLSSLFLVLVLLSPVAGIFYWKKAGRPERVLLKFPNQSSLPHELQQITVVAHRDELIELQRSLKLKPSE, from the coding sequence ATGATGAGTGTTACATCTCTTGCTTCTACGTTGGTACTGACTTTGCTACTAGCAGTCGGGCTATTTTTCTTTATTCGAGCATCAGTTAAAGACCGTACCAAAGAAGTGACTCTTGTCTTTGAGCAAGAGAAAACTTCTATGTTTGATGAGCTACAACAGTATTTTGCTCACCGCTCATATCGGGTAGCTACCATTGACTCAGCACAAAATCAAGTGACATATGAAGGTTTCGTCAAACCGAGCATTTTCTTAGCAATTTTTTTAACATTGCTAGCAGCTATCGGAATATTGTGTCTGGCTCTTGTCTGGTCTTTGCTTTTCCCTGGGTTGAGTTCGCTCTTCCTTGTTTTAGTGCTACTGTCTCCTGTAGCCGGTATATTTTATTGGAAAAAAGCTGGTCGTCCAGAGCGGGTACTACTTAAGTTTCCCAATCAATCAAGCCTACCGCATGAGTTGCAACAAATTACAGTTGTGGCTCATAGAGACGAGCTAATTGAGTTACAGCGCTCTCTTAAGTTAAAACCATCTGAATAA
- a CDS encoding ABC transporter ATP-binding protein — translation MKQQAPVSYSEQATAAIAIQNLTFSYSELNVLQSINATIHVGERVGLIGPNGSGKTTLFLLTCGILKPADGEILLFNKPIVVGEFRPEIGLVFQNPNDQLFLPLVRDDIAFGPENMGLSAAEVEECVQEALSLTGIQNLVERVPHNLSGGEKCMVAIAGVLAMRPQLVLYDEPSANLDMRSRRRLIQFLQQSQQTMMISSHDLELILEVCDRVLLLDQGQIIADGDPCDVMGNQLLMEAHGLEKPFSLTTH, via the coding sequence ATGAAGCAGCAAGCACCAGTGTCATACTCCGAACAAGCGACAGCAGCAATCGCAATTCAAAATCTCACTTTTTCTTATTCAGAGTTGAATGTTTTACAAAGTATCAACGCAACTATCCACGTAGGCGAAAGAGTTGGTTTGATAGGACCTAACGGTTCTGGTAAGACGACATTATTTCTCTTAACTTGTGGCATATTAAAGCCCGCAGATGGAGAAATCCTATTATTTAATAAACCAATTGTTGTGGGAGAGTTTCGTCCTGAAATCGGTTTAGTATTTCAAAATCCCAACGACCAATTATTTTTGCCCTTAGTTCGCGACGATATTGCGTTTGGTCCAGAAAATATGGGGTTGTCTGCAGCTGAAGTAGAAGAGTGCGTACAAGAAGCTTTATCTCTAACTGGTATACAGAATTTAGTTGAGCGAGTTCCGCATAACCTCTCTGGTGGTGAGAAGTGTATGGTGGCTATTGCGGGAGTTCTCGCGATGCGTCCTCAACTAGTTCTATATGATGAGCCTTCTGCTAACTTGGATATGCGTTCTCGGCGTCGTTTAATTCAGTTTCTCCAGCAGTCGCAACAGACAATGATGATTTCTTCACACGACTTAGAACTAATTTTAGAAGTGTGCGATCGCGTGCTACTTCTCGATCAAGGTCAAATCATTGCTGATGGCGATCCTTGCGACGTTATGGGCAATCAGTTATTAATGGAAGCACACGGTTTAGAAAAGCCTTTTTCGCTGACAACCCATTAG
- a CDS encoding S-layer homology domain-containing protein: MSTFKHWQSGTAGLMALGITVGAVAPLIAPAPSFAQASAFADVPANYWASPFIAELASRNIIAGFPDGGFRPEEPVTRAQFAAMVSRAFPRAGQRPAVQFTDVPANYWGAAAIQQAYTTGFLAGYPGNRFEPNQNIPREQVLVSLANGLNYTASADANTVLSQFYGDANAISSYARAPIAAATERRIVVNYPNVQFLNPTQTATRADVAAFIYQALASAGQVAAVNSPYVVGQVQQPTTPATLTIPSGTSLPVRYDQAERILVTRDETAPLTLTVAQNIITQNGTVLIPSGSQVVGELRPAEGGSQFVARELVLANGQRFQFDATSEVITRTERVRRGANAGRIVRNAALGAAAAAAISAVTGDRAIATEEVLGGAGVGALLGLFLGRDSVDLVAIDPDTDLQLTLGSDLVLTPGSTQQSPQ; the protein is encoded by the coding sequence ATGTCTACTTTCAAGCACTGGCAATCGGGAACCGCTGGATTAATGGCTTTGGGGATAACTGTTGGTGCTGTTGCTCCTCTGATCGCACCCGCTCCATCTTTTGCACAAGCGTCTGCGTTTGCTGACGTTCCCGCTAACTATTGGGCAAGTCCTTTTATTGCAGAACTAGCAAGCAGAAATATTATTGCAGGTTTTCCAGATGGCGGTTTTCGACCAGAAGAGCCAGTGACACGCGCTCAGTTTGCGGCAATGGTGAGTAGGGCTTTTCCACGCGCAGGACAAAGACCTGCAGTCCAATTCACCGATGTACCTGCAAACTACTGGGGCGCAGCAGCAATTCAGCAAGCTTACACAACGGGCTTTCTGGCAGGCTATCCTGGTAATCGTTTTGAACCGAATCAAAATATTCCCCGCGAACAAGTTTTAGTGTCTCTCGCTAATGGTTTAAATTACACTGCGAGTGCCGACGCTAATACTGTTTTGAGTCAATTTTATGGCGACGCTAATGCGATTTCTAGCTACGCACGCGCTCCAATCGCCGCAGCAACCGAACGACGCATTGTTGTTAATTACCCAAATGTCCAATTCCTCAATCCAACGCAAACAGCAACGCGAGCAGATGTAGCAGCATTTATCTATCAAGCGTTAGCTAGTGCGGGGCAAGTGGCTGCCGTTAATTCACCCTATGTTGTCGGACAAGTGCAGCAACCAACAACGCCAGCGACACTCACAATTCCTAGTGGTACAAGTCTTCCTGTAAGATACGATCAAGCTGAGCGCATTCTCGTCACGCGCGATGAAACAGCACCGTTGACGCTCACAGTAGCACAAAACATCATCACGCAAAACGGCACAGTGTTAATTCCTTCAGGTAGCCAAGTTGTTGGTGAACTGCGACCTGCGGAGGGGGGTTCTCAATTTGTTGCCCGCGAATTAGTTTTAGCTAATGGGCAGCGTTTTCAGTTTGATGCAACATCTGAAGTGATTACTCGTACAGAGCGAGTACGTCGCGGAGCTAATGCAGGTCGAATTGTCCGCAATGCTGCTTTAGGTGCTGCTGCTGCTGCTGCTATTTCTGCAGTGACTGGAGATCGGGCGATCGCTACTGAAGAAGTCTTAGGTGGTGCAGGCGTTGGTGCTTTACTCGGCTTATTCTTAGGTCGAGACAGTGTTGATCTTGTTGCTATTGATCCTGATACTGATTTACAACTAACACTAGGTTCTGATTTAGTACTTACTCCAGGTTCCACACAGCAATCACCGCAATAG
- a CDS encoding PadR family transcriptional regulator has product MKIHEIYEFFQNPPPTYLCQELAVCYVLSVLLEAESYGTELIQRLETENPLYRLSDTVLYSALKFLEDEKAITGYWRKVEGRGRPRRMYQINPDWLPQAQELASLWRGYAGSGMRVTNNQ; this is encoded by the coding sequence ATGAAAATTCATGAGATTTATGAGTTTTTTCAAAACCCTCCTCCAACTTATTTATGCCAAGAATTAGCAGTATGTTATGTTTTGTCAGTATTGCTAGAAGCAGAGTCTTATGGAACAGAGTTAATTCAACGCTTGGAGACTGAGAATCCTCTATACCGTCTTTCTGATACTGTTTTGTATAGCGCGCTCAAATTTCTTGAAGATGAAAAAGCTATTACTGGTTACTGGCGCAAGGTAGAAGGTCGCGGTCGTCCTCGCAGGATGTATCAAATCAATCCTGATTGGTTGCCGCAGGCTCAGGAATTAGCAAGTTTATGGCGAGGGTATGCAGGTAGTGGTATGCGTGTAACAAATAATCAATAA
- a CDS encoding alpha/beta hydrolase yields the protein MLQFQPLGFGQGVIQTSLGLIVYYAPVDPMWAAATFKPDENVPSLVFLHNFGGGASAYEWSKVYPAFANDYQVLAPDLIGWGQSTHPARDYQIDDYLTTIAEFIQKTCRQGAIAVASSLTAALVIRLAVQQPDLFQSLFLVCPSGFDDFGQGAGRRLPLQLIGTPLLNDLIYAVGAQNELAVRNFLQQFLFAQPNRVTEEMVAAYLASAQQPNAKYAALAFLQGELYFDLSLYIQQLTVPTVILWGEAAQFTPLALGRRLAQLNPQTIQQFQAIASTGVLPHLEAPEIVIGLLQLYLQTLST from the coding sequence ATGCTACAGTTTCAGCCTCTAGGCTTTGGTCAAGGAGTTATACAAACATCATTAGGCTTAATCGTCTACTATGCCCCTGTCGATCCGATGTGGGCTGCTGCTACCTTCAAGCCAGATGAAAATGTACCATCTTTAGTTTTTCTACATAACTTTGGTGGCGGGGCTTCTGCTTATGAATGGTCTAAAGTCTACCCTGCTTTTGCAAATGACTATCAAGTTTTAGCACCAGATTTAATCGGTTGGGGTCAATCAACGCATCCTGCGCGAGATTACCAAATTGATGACTATCTCACAACTATTGCCGAGTTCATCCAAAAAACTTGTCGTCAAGGTGCGATCGCTGTTGCTTCTTCTTTAACTGCTGCATTGGTGATTCGTCTCGCTGTTCAACAGCCTGATTTATTTCAGTCGCTGTTTCTTGTTTGTCCTTCTGGATTTGACGACTTTGGGCAGGGCGCGGGACGTCGCTTACCCTTACAACTTATTGGAACACCGCTATTAAACGACTTGATTTACGCTGTAGGCGCACAAAATGAACTTGCAGTCCGTAACTTTCTACAGCAATTTCTCTTTGCTCAACCAAACCGAGTTACAGAGGAAATGGTAGCTGCCTACTTAGCCTCAGCACAACAACCTAATGCCAAATACGCAGCACTGGCGTTCTTGCAAGGAGAGCTTTATTTTGACTTGTCGTTATATATTCAACAGCTAACTGTACCTACAGTCATCCTTTGGGGAGAAGCGGCACAATTTACACCGCTTGCTTTGGGAAGACGGCTAGCTCAGTTGAACCCACAAACGATTCAGCAGTTTCAAGCGATCGCATCCACAGGTGTATTACCTCATCTTGAAGCACCTGAAATTGTCATTGGTTTATTGCAACTCTATCTTCAGACACTGTCTACTTAA
- a CDS encoding NAD(P)H dehydrogenase subunit NdhS translates to MILPGTAVCVTNPNDTYYRFQGLVQRVSDGKAAVLFEGGNWDKLITFNLSELEPVETGRKKAK, encoded by the coding sequence ATGATCCTGCCTGGAACAGCTGTGTGCGTGACAAATCCCAACGATACTTACTACCGTTTTCAAGGATTAGTACAGCGTGTGAGTGATGGTAAAGCCGCTGTGCTATTTGAAGGAGGCAACTGGGACAAGCTGATTACTTTCAACCTCTCAGAACTAGAACCAGTAGAGACTGGACGCAAAAAAGCCAAATAA
- a CDS encoding DUF3611 family protein: protein MINKSDSSLPSGLQRIAIAFRIAGWLSFWTQLVLAVVSAVVLLSASVSRDTSPTAQQSPGTGVGIVLAVSGLVTLGLGIYLAFRYIRIGKRLLSANATNRPRKADTIQILRLGLIVNLVGMLLTIMGAQAIAGTLLLRSFALPQTGLGAAIYNPQQLIRPLDILVVQANTNTVAAHFAGLVASLFLLGRITKN, encoded by the coding sequence ATGATTAACAAGTCAGATTCTTCGCTACCTTCGGGGTTGCAACGAATTGCGATCGCATTTCGGATAGCTGGCTGGCTTAGTTTTTGGACTCAGTTAGTTTTAGCGGTAGTCTCGGCTGTGGTATTGTTATCAGCAAGTGTCAGTCGAGATACATCGCCAACTGCACAACAAAGTCCAGGAACAGGCGTTGGCATCGTTTTAGCCGTCAGTGGATTAGTCACGTTAGGTTTAGGTATTTATTTAGCTTTTCGTTATATCCGCATTGGTAAACGTTTACTTTCGGCAAATGCGACTAATCGTCCGCGCAAGGCAGATACCATTCAAATTCTCCGGCTGGGATTGATTGTTAATTTGGTAGGAATGTTGTTAACAATCATGGGAGCGCAAGCGATCGCCGGTACACTGCTACTAAGGTCTTTTGCTTTACCACAGACAGGTTTAGGTGCAGCGATTTACAATCCACAGCAACTCATTCGTCCCTTAGATATATTAGTAGTCCAAGCAAATACAAACACTGTAGCGGCTCATTTTGCAGGACTGGTGGCTTCGCTATTTCTTTTAGGACGCATTACTAAAAACTAG
- a CDS encoding DUF3155 domain-containing protein translates to MARRRKRKSRRRQEGRRILEHIAQFSIESGEDKPVTAARKFIQAEGILPPALLLVKRNEHTTDRYFWAEKGLFGAQYVEENHFLFPSLRTLESPEQESLAVRK, encoded by the coding sequence TTGGCAAGGAGACGGAAACGCAAGAGTCGTCGTCGCCAAGAAGGACGCCGAATCCTCGAGCACATTGCCCAATTTAGCATTGAAAGTGGCGAAGATAAACCTGTGACAGCCGCACGAAAATTTATTCAAGCGGAGGGGATTCTGCCACCGGCATTGCTTCTAGTTAAACGGAATGAGCATACGACAGACCGTTATTTTTGGGCAGAAAAAGGTCTATTCGGGGCGCAATATGTGGAAGAAAACCATTTTTTGTTTCCTAGTTTAAGAACATTAGAATCTCCAGAGCAAGAAAGCCTGGCTGTTCGCAAATGA
- the serS gene encoding serine--tRNA ligase, which translates to MLDIKQIRENPSFVEKRLQSRGDYDLQPLLTLDQQQRDLEAKRSHLQARSNEIGKLVGQKIKAGSDPQSPEIQSLRQEGNDLKNQIGELEPQEREIKSQLADLLLTLPNLPSESTPLGNSEEDNVEVRRWGDEYIPQNSSEILPHWEIGEHLGILNFERSVKVAQSRFVTLIGLGAALERALIQFMLDRQIAAGYTEVLPPILINTQSLTASGQLPKFAEESFKCAADDLWLSPTAEVPITNLYREEILAVEDLPINHCAYTPCFRREAGSYGRDTRGLIRLHQFNKVELYKLVHPDTSEHEHQKLVAHAEAILQELQLPYRVIELCTGDLGFSATKTYDLEVWLPAANKYREISSCSNCRDFQARRGGIRFKESGKKGTQFVHTLNGSGLAVGRTMAAILENYQQPDKTVRVPEALQPYLRQEVLT; encoded by the coding sequence GTGTTGGATATTAAACAGATTCGAGAAAATCCATCATTTGTAGAGAAAAGGTTGCAAAGCCGTGGTGACTATGATTTGCAACCGCTATTAACATTAGATCAGCAACAAAGAGATCTTGAAGCAAAGAGATCGCATTTACAAGCTCGTAGTAATGAAATTGGTAAACTTGTAGGACAGAAAATTAAAGCAGGTAGCGATCCGCAAAGCCCAGAAATTCAAAGTTTGCGTCAAGAAGGCAACGATCTCAAAAACCAGATTGGCGAACTCGAACCCCAAGAAAGAGAAATTAAGTCGCAATTAGCAGATCTGTTGTTGACATTACCAAATTTACCGAGTGAATCGACTCCTCTTGGTAACAGTGAAGAAGATAATGTCGAAGTAAGGCGTTGGGGCGATGAATATATTCCTCAGAATTCTTCGGAAATCTTACCTCATTGGGAAATTGGGGAACATTTGGGAATTTTAAATTTTGAGCGATCGGTAAAAGTTGCTCAAAGTCGATTTGTTACGCTAATAGGATTGGGTGCAGCTTTGGAAAGAGCGTTAATTCAATTCATGCTTGATCGCCAAATTGCAGCAGGTTATACAGAAGTTTTACCGCCAATTTTAATTAATACTCAATCACTGACAGCATCAGGTCAATTGCCTAAGTTTGCCGAAGAAAGCTTTAAGTGTGCTGCGGATGATTTATGGTTGAGTCCGACAGCAGAAGTTCCCATCACGAACCTTTATCGTGAAGAAATTCTCGCTGTTGAAGATTTACCAATTAATCACTGTGCATATACCCCATGTTTTAGAAGAGAAGCAGGAAGTTACGGGCGAGATACACGCGGTTTAATTCGCCTGCATCAATTTAATAAGGTCGAACTTTATAAATTAGTTCATCCTGACACTTCAGAACACGAGCATCAAAAGTTAGTTGCGCATGCTGAAGCGATTTTACAAGAGTTGCAACTACCTTATCGAGTCATAGAATTGTGTACGGGAGACTTGGGTTTCTCAGCGACAAAAACTTATGACTTAGAAGTTTGGCTACCTGCAGCAAACAAATATCGGGAAATCTCTAGCTGTTCTAATTGTCGAGATTTTCAAGCACGACGCGGGGGAATTCGCTTTAAAGAAAGTGGTAAGAAAGGAACTCAGTTTGTTCACACACTCAATGGTTCAGGATTAGCGGTAGGACGCACAATGGCGGCAATTTTAGAGAACTACCAACAGCCTGATAAAACTGTACGCGTTCCCGAGGCACTGCAACCTTATCTCAGGCAAGAGGTGTTAACTTGA
- the rseP gene encoding RIP metalloprotease RseP, translated as MSVLAAIAVLALLIVVHELGHFIAARSQGIHVNRFSLGFGPTLLKYQGKETEYAVRAFPLGGYVGFPDDDPDSKIPPNDPNLLRNRPVLDRAIVISAGVIANLIFAYLLLVVQIGTVGAPQLNFEPGVLVPAVVSEQTSVAAQAGIKPGDIIVSVDGKELPASQEALPYLRQVIQEHPNQSLPLTIQRNSERVSLKVIPEAGEDGKGRIGVQLAPNGKVERQRASNILAAFTTGATEFQRIVVLTGQGFVQLISNFSQTADQVAGPVKIVEIGASIAQSDAGNLFQFAALISVNLALINILPLPALDGGQLAFLLIEGLRGKPLPTHIQDGVMQTGLMLLLGLGIFLIVRDTANLEWVQKLF; from the coding sequence ATGTCAGTTTTGGCAGCGATCGCAGTTTTAGCGCTATTGATCGTGGTACACGAACTAGGACACTTCATTGCAGCAAGGTCTCAAGGTATCCACGTTAACCGTTTCTCACTGGGCTTTGGTCCCACTTTGTTGAAGTACCAGGGAAAGGAAACTGAGTATGCTGTCAGGGCATTTCCTTTAGGTGGATATGTCGGCTTTCCTGATGACGATCCTGATAGTAAAATTCCTCCCAACGATCCCAATTTACTGCGCAATCGCCCTGTTCTCGATCGGGCAATTGTCATTAGTGCTGGTGTTATTGCCAATTTAATCTTTGCCTACTTATTACTCGTAGTCCAGATTGGTACTGTTGGTGCGCCACAACTCAATTTTGAACCTGGTGTTTTAGTTCCTGCTGTTGTTAGCGAACAAACGAGTGTCGCTGCACAAGCTGGGATCAAGCCAGGAGACATTATTGTCAGTGTCGATGGTAAAGAATTACCTGCTTCACAAGAAGCATTGCCATATTTGCGTCAGGTGATTCAAGAACACCCTAACCAATCGCTACCACTGACGATTCAACGCAATAGCGAAAGAGTTTCTTTAAAGGTGATACCAGAAGCTGGTGAAGATGGTAAAGGACGTATCGGCGTACAGCTAGCGCCTAATGGTAAAGTAGAACGCCAACGCGCCAGCAATATTCTAGCAGCGTTTACGACAGGTGCAACTGAATTTCAGCGGATTGTTGTTTTGACAGGGCAAGGTTTTGTTCAGTTAATTAGTAACTTTAGTCAAACAGCAGATCAAGTTGCTGGACCTGTAAAAATTGTAGAAATTGGTGCAAGTATTGCCCAATCTGATGCAGGTAATCTTTTTCAGTTTGCAGCGTTGATCAGCGTTAACCTTGCTTTAATTAATATTCTGCCTCTACCTGCGTTAGACGGCGGACAACTTGCCTTTTTACTGATTGAAGGATTGCGCGGTAAGCCACTACCTACACATATTCAAGACGGAGTCATGCAAACTGGACTCATGTTATTGTTAGGATTAGGTATCTTCTTAATTGTGCGCGATACTGCTAACCTTGAGTGGGTGCAGAAGTTGTTCTAG
- a CDS encoding HAS-barrel domain-containing protein, producing the protein MRLPLPQFATGDRAPNYIAEVIETSTTEFWAQCLEPDDLSFPVMPAFGSWVKSVDEESGNQVYAVVYYATTMPIDSIHRARALGLSLQDLREQQPQIFAMLKTEFRAAIVGFERPPEARSPQRFYQYLPPRPPQIHQAVYHCDPETIVAFSEQLDFLRTLLQVNGAPVEALTAAAIREVYQLRKADREWLVKAGRTLSVLLKDDYDRLKVVLSQIHP; encoded by the coding sequence ATGCGTCTTCCCTTACCACAATTTGCCACAGGCGATCGCGCTCCAAACTACATCGCTGAAGTCATAGAAACCTCAACAACTGAATTCTGGGCTCAGTGTCTAGAACCAGACGATTTAAGCTTTCCTGTTATGCCTGCGTTCGGCAGTTGGGTAAAATCTGTCGATGAAGAATCTGGTAATCAAGTTTATGCGGTAGTTTACTACGCAACGACGATGCCAATTGATTCGATCCATCGGGCAAGAGCATTAGGTTTATCTTTACAAGACTTGCGCGAACAACAACCACAAATCTTCGCGATGCTCAAAACTGAATTCAGAGCTGCGATCGTGGGCTTTGAGCGACCGCCTGAGGCAAGATCTCCACAGCGATTTTATCAGTATTTACCACCCCGACCACCACAAATTCACCAAGCTGTTTATCACTGTGACCCTGAGACCATTGTTGCTTTCTCGGAACAACTCGATTTTTTGAGGACTTTGCTTCAAGTTAATGGCGCGCCTGTAGAAGCACTGACAGCTGCTGCAATTCGCGAAGTATATCAATTACGCAAAGCTGACCGAGAATGGCTAGTTAAAGCAGGGAGAACTTTAAGTGTGTTATTAAAAGATGACTACGACCGCTTAAAAGTTGTTCTTAGCCAAATTCATCCATAG
- the nth gene encoding endonuclease III has translation MSIVRKLASKKQRALEILIRLQRLYPEAPCTLNYATPVQLLVATILSAQCTDERVNQVTPELFRQFPDAVAIANADTAELETIIRPTGFYRNKAKNIQAACRMLVQEYGGKVPARMEHLLKLPGVARKTANVVLAHGYDIHVGVTVDTHVKRLTYRLGLTKHTDPLHIERDLMRLLPQEDWENWSIRLIYHGRAICKARNPACDACVLADLCPSANLSNPPLQELPSVLPTQTHTR, from the coding sequence GTGAGTATTGTTCGTAAATTGGCAAGTAAAAAGCAACGGGCGCTGGAAATTTTGATTCGTTTGCAGCGATTGTATCCAGAAGCCCCTTGCACATTGAACTATGCAACGCCGGTGCAACTTTTGGTAGCTACGATTCTCTCTGCACAGTGTACTGATGAGCGAGTCAATCAAGTCACTCCAGAGTTGTTTCGGCAGTTTCCTGATGCAGTTGCGATCGCGAATGCAGATACTGCTGAGTTAGAAACGATTATTCGTCCAACAGGTTTCTATCGTAATAAAGCAAAAAACATTCAAGCGGCTTGTCGCATGTTAGTGCAAGAGTACGGTGGTAAAGTGCCAGCACGGATGGAACACTTGTTAAAGTTGCCAGGAGTTGCACGGAAAACTGCAAACGTTGTTCTCGCTCATGGTTATGATATTCATGTCGGAGTCACAGTAGATACTCATGTGAAGCGGTTAACTTATCGCTTAGGATTAACGAAACACACCGATCCGCTTCATATTGAACGCGACTTAATGCGCTTACTACCTCAAGAAGATTGGGAAAACTGGTCTATCCGATTGATTTATCACGGTCGGGCTATTTGTAAAGCTAGAAATCCTGCCTGTGATGCTTGTGTGCTAGCTGACTTATGTCCATCTGCTAATCTTAGCAATCCACCACTGCAAGAATTACCTTCAGTATTGCCTACACAAACTCATACTCGTTAA
- a CDS encoding HAMP domain-containing sensor histidine kinase gives MSNSSELVALYRSQVALLTQSLGATLSVVYLTEELLEEGETQTKLIPVVAYPEAAWQASQPVTLIPEVSNALLPLLSDPQKVISLEVEPLESLLETEQINDTSTHYSLLPSTQIILPLMHDNVFMGLLVTNREHMPWDERERDEIERIAQTLALARVLDQRREWYEQQFAQQQVLLETQRDLLDNLLHQLRNPLTALRTFGKLLIKRFVPGDANHKVAENIVRESDRIQELLKQFDRIIELTPQTEKPVLLEKSVEQISKPLVLLPNIQENTEPCSITNILAPLLDSSNAIAQERHLNIQLDIPPNLPLISANPVALREVFSNLLDNALKYTPPGGRIYIQAGQTADNFQGIAISDTGSGIPAQDLEHMFERHYRGVQAASQIPGTGLGLAIAKDLIEQMQGKIQVFSPAQISNSTNKNPGTTFVVWLPLTKKSD, from the coding sequence ATGTCCAATAGTTCCGAGTTAGTTGCGCTATATCGATCGCAAGTTGCCTTACTGACGCAAAGTTTAGGAGCAACTTTAAGTGTCGTGTACCTGACAGAAGAACTGCTAGAAGAAGGAGAAACACAAACAAAGTTAATTCCGGTCGTTGCCTATCCAGAAGCTGCTTGGCAAGCTTCACAGCCTGTAACGCTCATACCCGAAGTGAGTAACGCCTTGCTACCACTGTTATCTGATCCTCAGAAAGTTATCTCGTTAGAGGTTGAACCTTTAGAATCTTTACTAGAAACAGAGCAAATAAACGACACATCGACTCACTATAGTCTGTTACCAAGTACGCAAATTATTTTGCCCTTAATGCATGACAACGTTTTCATGGGACTACTAGTAACAAATCGCGAGCATATGCCTTGGGATGAGCGCGAACGTGATGAAATTGAACGTATTGCACAAACACTTGCATTAGCAAGAGTACTTGATCAACGTCGCGAGTGGTATGAACAGCAGTTTGCTCAACAGCAAGTTTTATTAGAAACGCAGCGCGATTTGCTTGATAATTTATTGCATCAATTGCGCAATCCTCTAACAGCTTTACGCACGTTTGGAAAACTTCTTATTAAGCGCTTTGTTCCAGGTGATGCTAATCATAAAGTGGCAGAAAATATTGTTCGAGAGAGCGATCGCATCCAAGAATTACTCAAACAATTTGACCGTATTATTGAGCTAACACCACAAACAGAAAAGCCTGTGTTGTTAGAAAAGTCAGTTGAACAAATATCAAAGCCTTTGGTACTTCTACCGAATATTCAGGAAAACACTGAGCCGTGTTCAATAACTAATATTCTTGCACCTCTATTAGATAGCTCAAATGCGATCGCTCAAGAACGTCACTTAAATATCCAGTTAGATATTCCTCCTAATTTGCCCTTAATCAGTGCTAATCCAGTCGCTTTAAGAGAAGTGTTCAGCAATCTACTCGACAATGCCTTAAAATATACACCACCAGGAGGACGAATTTATATTCAAGCTGGGCAAACAGCTGATAATTTTCAGGGTATTGCAATTAGTGATACTGGTTCAGGAATTCCAGCGCAAGATTTAGAGCATATGTTTGAGCGACACTATCGTGGTGTACAAGCAGCATCACAAATTCCTGGGACAGGTTTAGGATTGGCGATCGCGAAAGATTTGATTGAGCAAATGCAAGGAAAAATTCAAGTTTTTAGTCCTGCACAAATCTCTAATTCAACTAACAAAAATCCTGGAACGACTTTTGTTGTGTGGCTACCACTGACAAAAAAAAGCGATTAG